AAAATTTAAAAATTAACTGCCAGTTTTTGCTGCGGTAAATCCCACTTCACTCATTTATTATTTACTCTTCGGGGGTTAGCGCATTTAAAAATTGGCTAAAAAGCTCACGTACTTTTTGCATTTGTTCCCCGTTCAGGTAATAGCAAACGCAGGCTCCGTTTACTTCGCCGGTAATCAGGCCAGCCAATTTTAATTCTTTTAGATGCTGCGAAACCGTAGACTGCGATAAAGGAAGCTCTTCCACAATGTCGCCGCAAATGCAAATCTGCTTTTGGTGGAGCATACGTAAAATAGCAATCCGGGCCGGATGCGCCAATGCTTTTGCATAGGCAGCCAGCGTAACTTCGTTTTGCCCGAATGCAGCCGCTTTAGACGTAGACATGATTGTTTTTTATGAACCGTAATTTTTAGAAAGGTAGCAAGTAATTTAATGAAGTAAAAAGGCGCAAGTATGTAGATATTAGCTGGTAGAGTTTTATTTTTTTTAATTTTGATTTTCAGCAAATATTAAAACAATCTTACGAACTAGAGTGTCAAATCAATTTTGGGTAGTTGCTTAAATAAAAATACGTTAACTAACAAAATCGGGTCGTTTAAGTTGCCGGCGAAATAAGCCAGATTTTAAAAAATTTAAAAAATCAACTTAAGATATCTTGCTGGGTAAGTTTCCTGAACCTGGTTTTGTTTACCCATCATAAACCAGAACCCACATGAATCAAAATCTTCCGGGGTTCTTTACCTTTGCAGGAA
The sequence above is a segment of the Adhaeribacter swui genome. Coding sequences within it:
- a CDS encoding ArsR/SmtB family transcription factor — its product is MSTSKAAAFGQNEVTLAAYAKALAHPARIAILRMLHQKQICICGDIVEELPLSQSTVSQHLKELKLAGLITGEVNGACVCYYLNGEQMQKVRELFSQFLNALTPEE